A single region of the Xiphias gladius isolate SHS-SW01 ecotype Sanya breed wild chromosome 17, ASM1685928v1, whole genome shotgun sequence genome encodes:
- the rskrb gene encoding ribosomal protein S6 kinase-related protein produces MGADGSKNRKRPTEGRDEEQFSSRWRGFLSSVGLSIPAGLCRLAPPGLRLGQRRMLQGKSPDIPEHVLRLAGVGPDKLRAEWSLPGFITMFLPEFPHRTVPGHEYFQVMGYIAKGSFGPILKVKDKAKQKTYAVKVIPKSEILRLGVLEQSKEEVIVQRQVRHPFVHDLQDCWQTQHHLYIMCDYCSTGDLYTYWQMIGQFTEDTVRVFAAELGCAIGFLHDFGIIHRDVKMENILLTDNGHLRLADFGLSRRLERGGRAFTICGTIQYMAPEVLSGGPYNHAADWWSLGILLFSLVTGKFPVPPEPDHCSMLRKVRGFPYEMPLSFTPPFALLITELLCKTPCRRLRTLDRFKRQTFLHGITFDLALLQRQPMEVILELRERPDRAAKARRGLTLSLQPLKGFDYDSLLSPPATPDAQLDANPQTHTVAPLPGPALTLQTAQEKGPGKEVFV; encoded by the exons ATGGGGGCCGACGGCAGTAAAAACAGGAAG AGGCCCACTGAAGGGCGGGACGAAGAGCAATTCTCATCTCGATGGCGTGGCTTCCTCTCCAGCGTGGGTCTGTCTATCCCAGCAGGCCTCTGTCGCCTGGCCCCACCTGGCCTGCGTCTGGGCCAGCGTCGAATGCTCCAAGGGAAGTCCCCTGACATCCCAGAGCACGTCCTGAGGTTGGCGGGAGTAGGCCCAGACAAGCTGAGAGCCGAGTGGAGCCTGCCGGGGTTCATTACCATGTTCCTGCCCGAATTCCCCCACAGAACTGTGCCTGGGCACGAATACTTTCAG GTGATGGGTTACATCGCTAAAGGTTCGTTTGGACCCATTCTGAAAGTGAAGGACAAggccaaacagaaaacatatgCGGTCAAA GTTATACCTAAATCAGAGATTCTGAGACTTGGGGTCTTGGAGCAGTCAAAAGAAGAAGTTATAGTCCAA CGTCAGGTGCGCCACCCATTTGTCCATGACCTCCAGGACTGCTGGCAGACACAGCACCACCTCTACATTA TGTGCGACTACTGCAGCACCGGAGACCTGTACACCTATTGGCAGATGATTGGTCAGTTCACAGAGGACACAGTGCGAGTGTTTGCAGCGGAGTTGGGATGTGCGATCG GCTTCCTGCATGACTTTGGGATCATCCACAGAGATGTGAAG ATGGAAAATATCCTGCTGACAGACAACG GACACCTCCGCTTAGCTGACTTTGGTTTGTCCCGTCGCCTGGAAAGAGGAGGACGAGCCTTTACTATTTGTGGAACAATCCAATACATGG CCCCAGAGGTGCTGAGTGGCGGGCCCTATAACCACGCAGCTGATTGGTGGTCGCTGGGAATTCTGCTTTTCTCATTGGTGACTGGGAAG TTCCCTGTGCCTCCAGAACCAGACCACTGCAGCATGCTGAGGAAAGTGAGGGGCTTTCCCTACGAAATGCCCCTTAGCTTCACCCCCCCATTTGCCTTGCTAATAACTGAG CTTTTGTGCAAGACTCCCTGCCGCCGTCTGAGGACCCTTGATCGTTTCAAGCGTCAAACCTTCCTCCATGGCATAACTTTTGACCTTGCCCTGCTGCAGCGCCAGCCTATGGAG GTGATTctggagctgagagagagaccAGACCGAGCCGCCAAAGCTCGACGAGGACTCACTTTGTCTCTGCAGCCTCTGAAAGGCTTCGACTATGACTCACTCCTTAGCCCTCCAGCCACACCAGACGCACAGTTGGATGCCAACCCACAAACTCACACTGTTGCACCGCTGCCCGGCCCGGCACTCACACTGCAGACTGCTCAGGAAAAAGGTCCAGGCAAagaagtgtttgtgtga